The genome window CAGTGGAATTCCTTTGGTAACTCTTTTTTTCAAGTTCAATCTGAaccttgtaaactctttatgcttaCAAAGAACATTCATATGTTACAGCTCTCCTTGTTGTTCGAGAAGGAACCATCGGTGTGCAACTAATATCCGAAGTTTTGAGATTCCTTCCTATGCATGTTTAAACTCATCTGATTTATTGGAGAATTACACAAATTTGGGATCTGGTTCAAATGGTCTTCATCATGTGACACCACTACTTTTGATTGATAAAAATCAACTATGGGTGACGTATGAAGGAAGCTTAAAATTAGTTGTCTATCTGTCCACCTAGGTAGTGAATGCATTCCTTCTGTAAACAAGCATTAGTTGATAGATTCCTCtacaattcctttttttttttttttcagaagatGACAATTTATATTCCTGTAACCTTACAGAACTGAACAATATGTGTGTTGTTGACACTATTTTTTTAGTAATAACTCTCTTCTCTTTCAGATATTGATGTGTCTTCCAAGGTGTGCACATCTTAAGAGTATGTAGAAGTCTTATTCTATGTATTTATAAACTTCCAGCTCAGTTTTGTAATACTCACATGTTTGAAATTGATACTGACTCCAGCCATTGTTAGCTTCGGAATGGTAACTGGTGAACAGAAAAAGGAAGCTGAAAATGTTGGAGTATCTTGCTTTTCATGGCAGGAATTCGTTTTCATGGTAATTGTTACCTTTTTTTGAGTTAATATTCCTGCTGAAGTTACAGTCTGTTTCTTATATTTCAGACCTTGTCAGTGCTTGTTGTTGTGCAAGGAGCAGTTTGCACTTTCTTCAAGCTGAAATTATGAGTTACTTTTCTACCTAATCTTGATTACTCGAAACTATTTTACAGTAAAGCCTGTAGAAACTGTGGATCTGCTTCCCAACTTAAAAAAATGTTCTTCATATGCCCCTACTTCAAGAGGTTCCCAACTTCTATACTTTATAGGAAAATATTCTGATTTTTTATCTTGCTTGGTTATATGTTTGTGTTTATCCTTAGAAAACTACTTACATTCTTTCCAACTATTAAAAGTTATaggaaaatattttgatttttttttatcttgtttgGTGATATGTTTGTGTTTCTCCTCAGAAAAGAAAAGCTACTTACAGGGTAATGCAAGCAGGGAAGCCAATTATACAAGACATATTGCAAATGTAGAAGCCTCATTTACACCAGTTTGATGAAAACTAATATCTTGTTCTTATAGGCAACTGTGAACTGCAAACTTCCACCTAAGAGAAAGGATGACATTTGCACAATAATGTACACCAGTGGGACAACTGGTGAGCCAAAAGGTGTGATATTGACAAACAAAGCGATCATAGCTGAGGTCATCAATAATGAACATCTGCTTCGTGAGACTGATAAAGTGGTAAGACCTCGGTTATCATCTTTCTGTTCTCTTTTTTTGTGAATTACCTGCCACTAAGACATGGCTCTATGATTTACATGTTTCATATTATTAATTGGTGGTACATTTTATATTCCTTTCTTAGTTTACAGAGGAAGATTCATACTTGTCGTTCCTTCCATTAGCACATGTCTTTGATCAGATAATGGAAATCTACTGCATCTATAAGGGTGCCTCCATTGGATTTTGGCAAGGGGTAGGGCCTATGTTACAGTCTCTTCCTATGAAAGCTATACCTGCGTCCAATTCCTACTTAAATACCTCCTCATAATTGAAGGATGTTAGGTATTTGATGGAGGACATCCAGGAACTAAAGCCTACAATATTTTGTGGTGTTCCTCGAGTTTATGACCGTATATATACAGGTATGATCCTCTTCTGATTTCCTATTCGGTCAGTCTTTGAACATACATACAAtttctttgttcctaaagaattttgtGGACGAAAGGCATCAATCAGAAGATCTCATCTGGAGGACTGTTAGCAAGGATGTCGTTCCAGTTTGCTTATGTCTAGTACGTATAGTGCTCATTCCTATCCATTGTTTAGGATCTAGTTGCTTTGCCTAAAGCACATTTGTAAGTTACATTGTGCCTTTTTGTCAGCAAGTTGCAGAAACTGAGGAGAGGGTTCAAACAAGATGAAGCATCGCCGTCCATCGACCGTCTAATCTTCAACAAAGTTGGCATCTACTTCAATCTCCCCGTTTAATTATTTGTTTTTCCAACCATGCCTCGATCATACTTGCTCAATCGTGATTATAGATCAGACAAGTCACAGGAGGCCGTGTGCGCATAATGATATCTGGAGCTGCACCATTGCCGAGGCATGTGGAAGAGTTTCTTAGAGTAACCACATGCAGTGTAGTCATACAAGGATATGGTAATCCATCTGTTGTGCTTTCTCAGCAAATGAATGATATGCTCATAAGCTTCAGAAATTTCCATGTTCAACAAGTAAAAGACCAACAAAAAGTGATGGTGATACGAACTCATGGCTCATATTCAGGTCTTACGGAAAGCTGTTCTGGGTGCTTCACTTCCATAGCAAATGTATTCTCCATGATGGGAACGGTTGGGGTTCCTGCTGCAACTATAGAGGCAAGACTTGAGTCAGTGTTGGAACTGGGGTATGATGCACTCTCAGATGTACCCCGAGGAGAGATTTGCTTGAGGGGGAACACATTGTTCTCTGGCTACCACAAGCGCGCAGACCTCTTAGATGAAGTTCTTGTGGATGGTTGGTTTCATACAGGTAAAGGTTCTACATGGCCATGTAGTTCGGAAACATGGTCTTGACATTTTGCTTGATTAAGTATTTGAATTGTGTAGGTGATATCGGAGAATGGCAACCCAATGGTGCAATGAAGATCATAGACAGAAAGAAGAACATCTTTAAATTGTCCCAAGGAGAATATGTTGCTGTGGAAGTCCTCGAAAACACATACATGCAGTGTCCTCTCGTCGCCTCGGTATGGTACAGAAGCTCTTCCTTCCATCTGTAGCTAAAATTAGATGGCAGTTGATCATT of Musa acuminata AAA Group cultivar baxijiao chromosome BXJ1-7, Cavendish_Baxijiao_AAA, whole genome shotgun sequence contains these proteins:
- the LOC135679634 gene encoding probable CoA ligase CCL6 isoform X1, encoding MEVYTIQVEEGKPTVGNKPSCGPVYRCIYAKDGLLESPVGIDSPWDFFSESVKRYPKNQMLGRRQVIDGKAGNYVWQTYEEAYEVALKIGSAIRQTGVNLGDCCGIYGSNCPEWLIAMEACNSQGICYVPLYDSLGPNAVEFIINHAEVSIAFVQENKMHSILMCLPRCAHLKTIVSFGMVTGEQKKEAENVGVSCFSWQEFVFMATVNCKLPPKRKDDICTIMYTSGTTGEPKGVILTNKAIIAEVINNEHLLRETDKVFTEEDSYLSFLPLAHVFDQIMEIYCIYKGASIGFWQGDVRYLMEDIQELKPTIFCGVPRVYDRIYTGINQKISSGGLLARMSFQFAYVYKLQKLRRGFKQDEASPSIDRLIFNKIRQVTGGRVRIMISGAAPLPRHVEEFLRVTTCSVVIQGYGLTESCSGCFTSIANVFSMMGTVGVPAATIEARLESVLELGYDALSDVPRGEICLRGNTLFSGYHKRADLLDEVLVDGWFHTGDIGEWQPNGAMKIIDRKKNIFKLSQGEYVAVEVLENTYMQCPLVASVWVYGNSFESFLVSVVVPEKNSLEEWAAANKAKGSFELLCKHPEARKHVLEELNYTARKHQLKGFEMLKAVHLEPRPFDMERDLITPTFKLKRPQLLKHFKECIDGLYREAKVL
- the LOC135679634 gene encoding probable CoA ligase CCL6 isoform X2, which produces MVDCHGGPNAVEFIINHAEVSIAFVQENKMHSILMCLPRCAHLKTIVSFGMVTGEQKKEAENVGVSCFSWQEFVFMATVNCKLPPKRKDDICTIMYTSGTTGEPKGVILTNKAIIAEVINNEHLLRETDKVFTEEDSYLSFLPLAHVFDQIMEIYCIYKGASIGFWQGDVRYLMEDIQELKPTIFCGVPRVYDRIYTGINQKISSGGLLARMSFQFAYVYKLQKLRRGFKQDEASPSIDRLIFNKIRQVTGGRVRIMISGAAPLPRHVEEFLRVTTCSVVIQGYGLTESCSGCFTSIANVFSMMGTVGVPAATIEARLESVLELGYDALSDVPRGEICLRGNTLFSGYHKRADLLDEVLVDGWFHTGDIGEWQPNGAMKIIDRKKNIFKLSQGEYVAVEVLENTYMQCPLVASVWVYGNSFESFLVSVVVPEKNSLEEWAAANKAKGSFELLCKHPEARKHVLEELNYTARKHQLKGFEMLKAVHLEPRPFDMERDLITPTFKLKRPQLLKHFKECIDGLYREAKVL